The Thiorhodovibrio litoralis genome includes a window with the following:
- a CDS encoding flavin prenyltransferase UbiX: protein MLEDWPRTIAVALTGASGIQYGLRLLQCLIDARVRVYLLISQAAQVVLKMEAGLDVPARPAEAEHFFSERLGAAPGQLRVFGRQQWTAPVASGSHPPDAMAICPCTTGTLASIAAGLSDDLIDRAADVVLKERRPLILVVRETPFNVIHLENMLRLARAGAVIMPANPGFYFNPRTLDELIEFMVARVLDHLQVPHHLLPRWGDPAAEAEATSCRLGD, encoded by the coding sequence ATGCTGGAGGACTGGCCGCGCACCATCGCGGTCGCGCTGACAGGCGCCTCTGGCATCCAGTATGGTCTGCGCTTGCTGCAGTGCCTGATTGATGCCCGAGTGCGCGTCTATCTGCTGATTTCCCAGGCCGCCCAGGTAGTGCTGAAGATGGAGGCAGGCCTGGACGTGCCCGCACGGCCAGCGGAGGCCGAGCACTTTTTCAGCGAGCGCCTCGGTGCCGCTCCCGGTCAGTTGCGGGTGTTCGGTCGCCAGCAGTGGACCGCGCCGGTGGCGAGTGGCAGCCATCCGCCCGATGCCATGGCGATCTGTCCCTGCACCACGGGCACGCTGGCCAGTATCGCCGCGGGGCTGAGTGATGACTTGATCGACCGTGCCGCCGACGTGGTGCTGAAAGAACGCCGCCCATTGATCCTGGTGGTGCGCGAGACCCCGTTCAACGTGATACACCTTGAGAACATGCTGCGCCTGGCCCGTGCCGGGGCGGTCATTATGCCGGCGAATCCTGGTTTCTACTTCAATCCACGCACGCTCGATGAGCTGATCGAATTCATGGTGGCGCGGGTGCTGGACCATCTGCAGGTGCCGCATCATCTGCTGCCGCGTTGGGGCGATCCGGCCGCGGAGGCGGAAGCGACATCCTGTCGCTTAGGTGACTGA
- a CDS encoding Uma2 family endonuclease, whose protein sequence is MALQPVPVMTFEDWLEAERAEPEERTEYVAGEVFAMAGGSEAHNLIVVNIARELSLALKRRPCRVYPSDMKVHIASAEAGVYPDIMVICGERHFHDNRRDLVTNPGLIVEVLSDSTEAYDRGLKFANYREIESLHTYLLISQDRITVDLYQRQADNSWNLESFAHLEDVIPLPGIDASLAMAEVYDKVELP, encoded by the coding sequence ATGGCGTTACAACCTGTTCCTGTCATGACCTTTGAAGACTGGCTTGAGGCCGAACGGGCCGAACCAGAAGAGCGTACAGAGTACGTCGCCGGTGAAGTATTCGCCATGGCAGGCGGCTCGGAGGCGCATAATCTGATTGTCGTGAACATCGCGCGCGAGCTGAGCCTGGCTCTCAAGCGACGCCCCTGCCGCGTATACCCGAGCGACATGAAGGTTCATATCGCCAGCGCCGAGGCCGGTGTCTACCCCGATATCATGGTCATCTGCGGCGAACGTCACTTCCACGACAACCGCCGCGACCTGGTGACCAATCCGGGCCTGATCGTCGAGGTGCTGTCCGACTCGACCGAGGCCTATGATCGGGGGCTTAAGTTCGCTAACTACAGGGAGATCGAAAGCCTGCATACCTATCTGTTGATCTCCCAGGACCGCATCACCGTTGATCTCTACCAGCGCCAAGCGGACAACAGCTGGAATCTGGAAAGCTTCGCGCACCTCGAAGACGTTATCCCGCTGCCCGGCATCGACGCCAGCCTGGCCATGGCGGAGGTTTACGACAAAGTCGAGCTGCCCTGA
- the mpl gene encoding UDP-N-acetylmuramate:L-alanyl-gamma-D-glutamyl-meso-diaminopimelate ligase: MHLHILGICGTFMGGLALLARELGHRVTGSDANVYPPMSTQLEAAGIALSQGYDAAHLQPAPDVVVVGNAMTRGVPAVEYMLDEGLPYVSGPQWLAEHLLGARHVLAVAGTHGKTTTASLLAWLLEDAGLEPGFLIGGVPGNFGQSARLGAGRYFVVEADEYDTAFFDKRSKFLHYRPRTLVINNLEFDHADIFDDLAAIQRQFHHLVRTVPGSGLILHPQGVGSIDEVLAMGCWTPRQSLALAGIGLDSPPPPQATLAASADWSTELLTPAGTEVRLSHQGRALGSWSWTQTGRHNVANALAAVAAAAHVGVAPEAAMASLARFKGVRRRMELRGEVAGVRLYDDFAHHPTAIATTLDGLRRSVGGARILAVLEPRSNTMRAGVHADTLAASLQDADLVFLFAPTDLGWDAAAVLAPLGERAMVLEDIEGLVAEIIAAAQPGDHLLVMSNGGFQGIHQRLLDALRDQV, translated from the coding sequence ATGCATTTGCACATTCTCGGTATCTGCGGCACCTTCATGGGCGGATTGGCGCTGCTCGCGCGCGAGCTTGGCCATCGGGTGACCGGCTCGGATGCCAATGTCTATCCGCCAATGAGCACCCAACTCGAGGCGGCCGGCATCGCGCTCTCCCAGGGCTATGACGCGGCGCACCTGCAGCCGGCGCCGGATGTCGTGGTCGTTGGCAATGCGATGACCCGCGGTGTGCCGGCGGTGGAATACATGCTCGATGAGGGCCTTCCCTATGTCTCAGGGCCGCAGTGGCTGGCAGAGCATCTGCTGGGCGCGCGCCACGTGCTGGCAGTGGCGGGTACCCATGGTAAGACCACCACGGCAAGCCTGCTCGCTTGGCTGCTTGAGGATGCCGGGCTCGAGCCCGGGTTTCTGATCGGCGGTGTGCCGGGGAATTTCGGGCAGTCGGCGCGCCTGGGCGCCGGGCGCTATTTCGTGGTGGAAGCCGATGAGTACGACACGGCCTTTTTCGACAAGCGCTCGAAGTTTCTGCATTACCGCCCGCGCACCCTGGTCATCAACAATCTGGAGTTCGATCACGCCGATATCTTTGATGACTTGGCCGCCATTCAGCGCCAGTTCCATCACCTGGTGCGCACCGTGCCGGGTAGTGGGCTGATTTTGCACCCGCAAGGCGTCGGCAGTATCGATGAAGTGCTGGCCATGGGCTGCTGGACGCCGCGTCAGTCGCTGGCCCTCGCTGGGATTGGGCTGGATTCGCCGCCGCCGCCGCAAGCAACGCTAGCTGCAAGTGCCGACTGGAGCACTGAGTTGTTGACCCCAGCCGGCACCGAGGTGCGCCTCTCTCATCAGGGCAGGGCGCTGGGTAGCTGGTCTTGGACTCAGACCGGCCGGCACAATGTCGCCAATGCGCTTGCGGCAGTTGCAGCGGCGGCGCATGTGGGTGTCGCGCCGGAGGCGGCCATGGCGTCTCTTGCCCGCTTTAAGGGCGTGCGCCGGCGTATGGAGCTGCGGGGCGAGGTGGCCGGGGTGCGCCTGTATGACGATTTCGCGCACCATCCAACTGCCATCGCCACCACGCTTGATGGGCTGCGGCGCTCGGTCGGGGGCGCGCGCATCCTCGCGGTGCTGGAGCCGCGCTCCAACACCATGCGCGCCGGGGTGCATGCCGATACCCTGGCGGCGTCCTTGCAGGATGCCGATTTGGTGTTTCTGTTTGCACCGACGGACCTTGGCTGGGACGCTGCGGCGGTGTTGGCGCCTCTGGGCGAGCGCGCCATGGTGCTCGAAGACATCGAGGGGCTGGTGGCCGAGATCATCGCGGCGGCTCAGCCTGGCGATCATCTTCTGGTGATGAGCAATGGCGGCTTTCAAGGCATTCATCAGCGTCTGCTCGATGCCCTGAGGGACCAGGTATGA